Part of the Bacillus andreraoultii genome is shown below.
GCTGCATTAGCAATAGGAATTCATAACTTTCCTGAGGGTATAGCGACTTTTGCTTCTGCACTTAAAGATCCAACATTGGGTATTTCTATAGCGATAGCGATTGCGATTCACAACATTCCGGAAGGGATTGCTGTTTCTGTTCCAGTATATTATGCTACTGGAAGTAAACGTAAGGCATTTAAACTTTCCTTTTTATCAGGTCTTTCCGAGCCGCTTGGTGCATTAGCCGCCTACTTAGTGTTAATGCCGTTTTTAAATGATTTAATATTCGGGATTATCTTTGCGGCAGTAGCAGGAATCATGGTTTTCATATCATTGGATGAATTATTGCCAGCTGCTAAAAAATATGAAGAAGCACATACATCCATTTATGGATTAATTTTAGGGATGTTCGTTATGGCTATATCTTTACTGTTGGTTATGTAAAATAAAAGACGAACCGTTAGTAAATGTATGGCGTTATTCCCAATTAAAAAATAGGCAAGCTCAGTTACAAGAGCTTGCCTTAAACTTTATTGATCTTCGTTTGATAGTTTCAACGCATCTAGTAACTTAAAGAATAGACTCAAGCCAATTGCAACGATGGTAGCTAATCCCATTCCTTTTAACGGTACTGTACCAATATGAATAGTGGCACCACTGAGGCCAACGACTAACACGACACAGGTTAAGATTAAATTGTGTGATTTGTCATAGTTTACACGGGCATCAACTAATGTACGTAGTCCACTAACTGCAATCATTCCAAATAATAAGAGTGAAATTCCACCCATTACTGCAGTTGGAATGGCAGAAATGATTGCAGCAATTTTTCCGAAAAAGGAAAGGAACATTGCAATGATTGCTGCGCCACCGATGACCCATGTTGAGTATACTTTTGTGATTGCTAAGACACCAATATTTTCACCATAAGTTGTATTTGGTGTAGAACCAAGTAAACTTGAAATAATGGTTGATATCCCGTTTCCTAGAAATGATCGATCGAGTCCTGGATCTTTCGTTAAATCCTTCCCAACGATATTCCCAGTCACCATTGTGTGACCAATATGTTCAGGTAATAAAACAAGTGCTGCTGGGAGAATAGCGAGAATATCTGCAAGATTAAACTTAATATGATAAAAGGTTGGTAATGCAAAGAATGATGCTTCTTTAACAGATGTGAAATCAACAAGACCTGCAAAGTAAGCAATAATATAACCACTAACGATTCCGATTAAGATGGGAATAATTTTTAGGAAACCACGTAATGTAACCCAGCAAACGATTGTAATAGCTAGAGTTAAAAGGGACACCATAACGACCTTTGGATCCATTGTCCAGTTATTTGCTGCATCAGCCGGTTTAATTAGACCAGACATTTCTGCTGCAACAGGTATAAGTTCAAGACCTATTACCGCGACAATAGCACCCATAGCAGCAGGTGGGAAAATAATATCTAACCAATTCGTTCCTACTACATTAATAATTAATCCAATAATGATAAGTACCACACCAACGGCAAGGAATCCCCCTAATGCGTAGCTGTACCCCTCTTCAACACCACTGTAACGATCAAGCACAACGAACACCGGAGATATAAAGGCGAAACTTGACCCGAGGTAGGCAGGAATCTTTCCCTTTGTAATAAATATATAAATTAAAGTTCCAATTCCATTCATTAAAAGAACGATTCCAGGGTCAATACCGAATAATACAGGAACGAGGACAGTTGAACCGAACATTGCAAATAAGTGCTGTAAACTTAAAGGGACACTTTCCCAAAATTGCGGTTTTTCATCAACTTGAATAATATTTTTTTGCATTTGAAACTCCCTTTCCGAAATAATTGAAGCCTTTCATTCAAATCCATGTGGGCAAAAAAAACACCAAGCCGATTTAGGCAAGGTGTTAAAAATATCACGACAAAATAAAAGAAATAATCGTCTCTTTTATTTTACCACCGTCAACCTTGCCAGCCTCACAGGACTGAATTTAAAGGTACTCATTCACTTGTCAAACAACATTATTGCAAGAAAGTCATCGAAAGTCAACAGAAAACTTATCAAAATTAGACAAAAAAATGGGTTGCTCTTTTTATTGGAAAATTGTATATTTTAGAATATAAAGGAATTATTAGAAAAAGGTGTGTTGCTATGGAGAATTGATTATGGAGAAAATGGTTATGTTATCGTACTCATTTTCCTTTTATACTAAATTACAAATATTATTTTATTAGTATGATAGCGGACAACGATTTTCTGATTTGTAAGCGCTTTAGAAACTGGGGAGGTGGAGATGTTGAATCGAGCGAGACAAGAGTTTAATGAGCAGAAAACAAAATACGAAAAAATGATTGAAACGGATAAGTTTAAAGAGTTAATGAGTAAAAAGAAAAAGTTTATTGTTCCGCTAACAATATTTTTCTTAGTCATTTATTTTACATTACCAATATTAACATCGTATACAAAAGTATTACATGCGAAAGCAATTGGAGATATTACTTGGGTTTGGATTTTTGCCCTTGCCCAATTTATTATGACATGGACACTTGTAACAATTTATATGAAAAAATCAGCAACTTTTGACCGACTAGCATCGGAAGTGATTGAGGAAGAAACGAAAGAGGTAGGTGGTAGATAATGGATACAACGGTTGTCGTCTTGTTCTTATTAATTGTAACTAGTACACTTGTCATTACTTATTTTGCAGCAAAGAAAACAAAAACAACAAGTGAATTTTATACAGCTGGCGGTGGTTTGACAGGATGGCAAAATGGGCTTGCGATTGCAGGTGATTACTTATCTGCAGCCTCTTTTTTAGGTATTGCAGGCTCAATTGCTTTAACAGGATTTGATGGTTTCTTCTTTAGTATTGGATACCTCGTTGCCTATTTAGTTGTCTTATTTATTGTTGCTGAACCGCTTCGAAACCTTGGTAAATACACGTTAGCTGATATGATCAATGCAAGGTTTGATGCGAAGAAAGTAAGGGGTGTAGCTGCATTAAGTACAATAACGATTGTCATTTTCTACATGATTGCTCAACTCGTTGGTGCGGGTGCACTTATTCAATTATTATTTAACATTGATTATTGGGTAGCTGTCTTAATCGTTGGGGCAATGATGACTATTTATGTTTTATTTGGAGGAATGACCGCGACGAGCTGGGTACAGATTATTAAAGCGGTTCTGTTAATGATTGCAACCGTTGTTATCTCATTTATTGTATTATCTAAGTTTAATTTCAATATACTCACCATGTTTAGTGAAATGAAAACAGCGACACCACTTGGGGAAGACTACTTAAATCCAGGTGTGAAATATAAAATACCACTTGATACAATTTCTTTGATGACAGCTCTTGTCCTAGGTACAGCAGGTTTACCACATATTTTAATGCGCTTTTTCACAGTAAAGGATGCCCAAACAGCACGTAGCTCTGTTATGTGGGCAACTTGGATTGTAGGCTTATTTTATATTTTAACCATTTTCCTTGGCTTTGGGGCTGCGGCTTTTGTTGGATCTGAAATGATTATGGAAGCGAATGCAGCTGGTAATATGGCTGCTCCATTACTTGCACAAGTTCTTGGCGGGGATTTCTTAATGTCATTTGTTTCAGCAGTGGCATTTGCAACAATACTAGCGGTTGTTGCCGGTCTTGTATTAAGTGGCGCATCAGCCTTTGCACACGATATTTATGCCCAAATTATTAAAAAAGGGAAAGTCACTGAAAAACAGCAAATGCGAGCGGCTCGATTTGCATCTTTAGGTGTATCAGTATTTTCAATCTTGCTGGCACTATTTGCGCAAAAGATGAACGTTGCCTTCCTCGTATCTTTAGCTTTCTGTATCGCCGGAAGTGCTAACCTACCAGTTATTGTATATACAATTTTCTGGAAAAGATTCAATACTGCTGGTGCTGTAACAGCCGCGTTATCAGGATTAATCTCTGCGTTAGTATTAGTAAGTGTTAGTCCAAGTGTATTTTCTCCTGTTGAGGGAGCGGCAATTTTTGTAGGGGAGCCGATCTTTCCATTAACGAACCCAGCAATTGTTTCTGTTCCACTCGGATTTTTGGGTGGATTTTTAGGAACGGTATTGTCTGGTAAAACAGACTTCGTTCGTTATGCAGAAGTAAAAGTTCGTGCCAATACCGGATATCGTGAAAATAATAATTAAAAAAAGGAAAAGCGGCAAATATCCATTTGCCGCTTCTTTACTTATGCCTTTTCTTCAAATACTTTTGCAATTTCAATGATCACTTTAGTTGCTTTTTCCATTGTTTCTACAGAGACATATTCAAACTTCCCATGCATGTTTTCTCCGCCAGCAAATATATTTGGCGTAGGTAAGCCCATAAAAGATAATTGTGAACCGTCTGTACCCCCGCGTACAGGTTCTACTACTGGGGTGATTCCAATCCGTTCCATTGCCTCTTTCGCATAATCGAAGACTTCTTTTACTGGCTCAATTTTTTCACGCATATTATAGTATTGATCTTTTAAGTCAAGTTCAATTGTTCCTTCTCCATACTTTTCATTTAATTGATGAACTACCCTCGAAAGGTTGATTTTCTTTTCTTCAAATTTATTACGATCATGGTCTCGGATGATATAAGACAGAACTGTTTTTTCAACATCTCCATGAAAAGACAATAGATGGTAGAAACCTTCGTAACCATCTGTATATTCAGGAGCCTCTTTCGCAGGGAGCAATTCATTTAACTCTATACCAATCTTTATGGAGTTTACCATTTTCCCTTTAGCAGATCCGGGGTGAATATTGGTCCCGTTAATGGTTATCTTTGCTGCTGCGGCATTAAAACTTTCGTATTGTAATTCACCAAGTGGCCCACCATCTATCGTATAGGCATATTTTGCATTGAATCGTTTAACATCAAATTTATGAGGACCACGACCGATTTCTTCATCCGGTGTGAACGCAACTCGTATTTCTCCATGTTTAATTTCCGGATGTTGAATGAAGTAGTTCATGGCGGTCACAATTTCGGCTACACCAGCCTTGTCATCAGCACCAAGAAGTGTTGTCCCATCCGTTGTTATTAGCGTTTGTCCTTTATAATTTTGTAAAGAAGGGAATGACTTTGGTGATAAAATGACACCGCGTTCTTTGTTTAAAATAATTTCGCCACCGTCGTAGTTTTCAACAATTTGTGGATTTACATTTTTACCAGTGAAATCAGTGGCAGTATCAACATGCGCTAAAAATCCAATTGTAGGAACTTCCCTTTCAGTGTTTGCTGGTAGTGTAGCAAA
Proteins encoded:
- the zupT gene encoding zinc transporter ZupT, encoding MEMNVLFAFGLTLMAGLATGIGSLLAFFTSRTNTKFLSLALGFSAGVMIYVSMIEIFVKAQDALVSDLGSPIGNWVTVISFFSGMLVIALIDKFIPKQNNPHELRKVEDMNLQPQQIPATDSNLMKMGIFAALAIGIHNFPEGIATFASALKDPTLGISIAIAIAIHNIPEGIAVSVPVYYATGSKRKAFKLSFLSGLSEPLGALAAYLVLMPFLNDLIFGIIFAAVAGIMVFISLDELLPAAKKYEEAHTSIYGLILGMFVMAISLLLVM
- the uraA gene encoding uracil permease, giving the protein MQKNIIQVDEKPQFWESVPLSLQHLFAMFGSTVLVPVLFGIDPGIVLLMNGIGTLIYIFITKGKIPAYLGSSFAFISPVFVVLDRYSGVEEGYSYALGGFLAVGVVLIIIGLIINVVGTNWLDIIFPPAAMGAIVAVIGLELIPVAAEMSGLIKPADAANNWTMDPKVVMVSLLTLAITIVCWVTLRGFLKIIPILIGIVSGYIIAYFAGLVDFTSVKEASFFALPTFYHIKFNLADILAILPAALVLLPEHIGHTMVTGNIVGKDLTKDPGLDRSFLGNGISTIISSLLGSTPNTTYGENIGVLAITKVYSTWVIGGAAIIAMFLSFFGKIAAIISAIPTAVMGGISLLLFGMIAVSGLRTLVDARVNYDKSHNLILTCVVLVVGLSGATIHIGTVPLKGMGLATIVAIGLSLFFKLLDALKLSNEDQ
- a CDS encoding DUF485 domain-containing protein; amino-acid sequence: MIETDKFKELMSKKKKFIVPLTIFFLVIYFTLPILTSYTKVLHAKAIGDITWVWIFALAQFIMTWTLVTIYMKKSATFDRLASEVIEEETKEVGGR
- a CDS encoding solute symporter family protein, producing the protein MDTTVVVLFLLIVTSTLVITYFAAKKTKTTSEFYTAGGGLTGWQNGLAIAGDYLSAASFLGIAGSIALTGFDGFFFSIGYLVAYLVVLFIVAEPLRNLGKYTLADMINARFDAKKVRGVAALSTITIVIFYMIAQLVGAGALIQLLFNIDYWVAVLIVGAMMTIYVLFGGMTATSWVQIIKAVLLMIATVVISFIVLSKFNFNILTMFSEMKTATPLGEDYLNPGVKYKIPLDTISLMTALVLGTAGLPHILMRFFTVKDAQTARSSVMWATWIVGLFYILTIFLGFGAAAFVGSEMIMEANAAGNMAAPLLAQVLGGDFLMSFVSAVAFATILAVVAGLVLSGASAFAHDIYAQIIKKGKVTEKQQMRAARFASLGVSVFSILLALFAQKMNVAFLVSLAFCIAGSANLPVIVYTIFWKRFNTAGAVTAALSGLISALVLVSVSPSVFSPVEGAAIFVGEPIFPLTNPAIVSVPLGFLGGFLGTVLSGKTDFVRYAEVKVRANTGYRENNN
- the pepT gene encoding peptidase T, which encodes MKEELIKRFTTYVKIDTQSNEESTTCPSTSGQWDLLNLLEKELKEIGLSDVSTDENGYLFATLPANTEREVPTIGFLAHVDTATDFTGKNVNPQIVENYDGGEIILNKERGVILSPKSFPSLQNYKGQTLITTDGTTLLGADDKAGVAEIVTAMNYFIQHPEIKHGEIRVAFTPDEEIGRGPHKFDVKRFNAKYAYTIDGGPLGELQYESFNAAAAKITINGTNIHPGSAKGKMVNSIKIGIELNELLPAKEAPEYTDGYEGFYHLLSFHGDVEKTVLSYIIRDHDRNKFEEKKINLSRVVHQLNEKYGEGTIELDLKDQYYNMREKIEPVKEVFDYAKEAMERIGITPVVEPVRGGTDGSQLSFMGLPTPNIFAGGENMHGKFEYVSVETMEKATKVIIEIAKVFEEKA